Proteins encoded within one genomic window of Flavobacterium oreochromis:
- a CDS encoding TonB-dependent receptor family protein, translated as MKLKDFKIIVLLLLVTKMFSQNTIIGKVVFNGVGVSQVEILDKNLGLNYLSDLNGNFIIKNNNPTNLVFYKEGYEIIEKKLVPSAQLQIIEIEQLKRLSEVKIVSQRQKISAIRTLKDVEETAIYAGKKTEVVVLNNLTANKAVNNARQIFSQVVGITMNESIDGGLQLSIGGRGLDPNRTANFNTRQNDYDISADVLGYPESYYATPTEAIEEIQVIRGAASLQYGTQFGGMINFKIKKPTAKPLEAISRFTAGSFNTYANFTSLSGTKDKWSYYTFYNYKKGDGFRPNSNFESKNYFGNLNYKLSDRTSLHLDYTHFNYLAKQPGGLTNGMFANDPFQSNRSRNWFSVNWNLFALRLKHKFHNDADFSLQLFGLDAYRKALGYRSNRVSNPDTPNTERDLIIGEFKNWGVEARYLNKYTLWNKRNAFLIGAKYYQSKNSGVQGPGSSTSDADFAIADEQFPYYQNQSSYSYPNLNISLFGENIFKLTDHFSITPGFRYEYIKTQAVGFFRVINRDLAGNINIDKTEFEDRVFERKFALLGLGFSYKPKLGVELYANVTQNYRSVTFNDIRTASPSIVVADDITDEKGYGSDIGIRGKIGNILSYDINGFGLLYDNKIGEYSARDPKGLKPDVRLRDNIGTGMTYGLESLVNINLLKMILPDNLNFKIDGFSNISITKSKYIKSDIPNIKGNHVEFVPLYNLKSGVTLGYKNLLISTQYTYVSSQFTDASNRVSDQNDLSGIFGGIPSYNVLDLSASYKFNRFKLEASVNNLTNNKYFTKRATGYPGPGIIPSEPRVYYLTLEVKL; from the coding sequence ATGAAATTAAAGGATTTTAAAATTATAGTACTATTATTACTAGTAACTAAAATGTTTTCGCAAAATACCATAATTGGAAAAGTTGTTTTTAATGGAGTGGGAGTTTCACAAGTTGAAATTTTAGATAAAAATTTAGGTTTAAACTATCTTTCTGATCTAAATGGAAATTTTATAATAAAAAATAATAATCCAACAAACTTAGTTTTTTATAAAGAAGGTTACGAAATCATAGAAAAAAAATTAGTACCATCAGCACAGTTACAGATTATAGAAATAGAACAATTAAAAAGATTATCGGAGGTAAAAATAGTTAGTCAACGTCAAAAAATAAGTGCTATTAGAACCTTAAAGGATGTTGAAGAAACCGCTATATATGCTGGAAAAAAAACAGAAGTAGTCGTACTAAATAATTTAACTGCTAATAAAGCAGTGAATAATGCGCGCCAAATTTTTTCACAAGTTGTAGGTATTACTATGAATGAAAGTATTGATGGTGGTTTACAACTTTCAATAGGAGGCCGTGGTTTAGACCCTAATCGAACAGCTAACTTTAATACACGTCAGAATGATTATGATATTAGTGCAGATGTTTTAGGTTATCCAGAAAGTTATTATGCTACTCCTACAGAGGCAATAGAAGAAATTCAAGTTATTAGAGGAGCTGCATCCCTTCAATATGGTACACAATTTGGAGGAATGATAAACTTTAAAATTAAAAAACCAACAGCTAAACCTCTAGAAGCTATTTCTCGTTTTACAGCCGGTTCTTTTAATACATATGCTAATTTTACTAGCTTAAGTGGAACAAAAGATAAATGGAGTTATTATACATTTTATAATTATAAAAAAGGAGATGGATTTAGACCAAATTCAAATTTTGAATCAAAAAATTATTTCGGTAATTTAAATTATAAGTTATCTGATAGAACGTCATTGCATTTAGATTATACACATTTTAATTATTTAGCTAAACAGCCTGGAGGTCTTACAAATGGAATGTTTGCTAATGATCCTTTTCAAAGTAATAGATCCCGTAACTGGTTTTCTGTAAATTGGAATCTATTTGCTTTACGATTAAAACACAAATTTCATAATGATGCTGATTTTTCATTACAATTATTCGGATTAGACGCATATAGAAAAGCATTAGGATACCGTTCTAATAGAGTTTCTAATCCAGATACCCCTAATACTGAAAGAGACTTAATCATAGGAGAGTTTAAAAATTGGGGAGTTGAGGCACGATATTTAAATAAATATACCTTATGGAATAAACGTAATGCTTTTTTAATAGGAGCTAAATATTATCAATCTAAAAATTCAGGCGTACAAGGTCCTGGAAGTTCTACTTCAGATGCAGATTTTGCTATTGCTGATGAACAATTTCCATATTATCAAAATCAATCATCTTATAGTTATCCAAATTTAAATATCTCATTATTTGGTGAAAATATTTTTAAATTAACCGATCATTTTTCAATTACACCAGGTTTTAGATATGAATATATTAAAACTCAAGCCGTAGGTTTTTTTAGAGTAATTAATAGAGATTTAGCGGGAAATATAAATATTGATAAAACAGAATTTGAAGATAGAGTTTTTGAAAGAAAATTTGCACTACTCGGCTTAGGATTTAGTTATAAACCCAAACTTGGTGTAGAATTATATGCTAATGTAACACAAAATTATCGCTCAGTAACTTTTAATGACATAAGAACAGCCAGCCCAAGTATAGTAGTAGCAGATGATATAACAGATGAAAAAGGATATGGCTCAGATATAGGAATTCGAGGAAAAATAGGAAATATACTAAGTTATGATATTAACGGATTTGGTTTATTATATGACAATAAAATTGGTGAATATAGTGCTCGTGATCCAAAAGGGTTAAAGCCAGATGTACGCTTACGCGATAATATAGGAACAGGTATGACTTATGGTCTTGAATCATTAGTTAATATCAATCTTTTAAAAATGATTTTACCTGATAACTTAAATTTTAAAATAGATGGATTTTCAAACATATCTATTACAAAATCTAAATACATAAAATCTGATATTCCTAATATAAAAGGGAATCATGTTGAATTTGTTCCTTTATATAACCTTAAATCAGGAGTAACCTTAGGGTATAAAAATCTATTAATTAGCACACAATATACTTACGTATCATCACAGTTTACAGATGCTTCTAATAGAGTTTCTGATCAAAATGATTTATCAGGTATATTTGGAGGAATTCCTTCGTATAATGTACTAGATTTATCTGCTTCATATAAATTCAATCGTTTTAAATTAGAAGCGAGTGTTAACAACTTGACAAATAATAAATATTTTACTAAAAGAGCAACAGGATATCCAGGACCAGGTATTATTCCCTCAGAACCTCGAGTATATTATTTAACTTTAGAAGTTAAGTTATAA
- a CDS encoding DUF4856 domain-containing protein, whose translation MCNHYLSVKKLDAGTNKQDNTVKKLKTGTNYTEMEHSWDEAYGYIYGAGRDADGKNAKFWDSYIDQVNADKDFNTIKADINLAFRTGRAAIVNNDYATRDAQIAIIKEKLAKVAAVRAVYYLMEGKKNLAGGAAKTFHGLSEAYGFIKCLRYSNKQASNSPYFSKVEVEAMLKTLLAGKNGFWDTDYSKNNLEILAKNIADRFGFTVAQAQTVD comes from the coding sequence ATTTGTAATCATTATTTAAGTGTAAAAAAATTAGATGCAGGTACAAATAAACAAGACAATACAGTTAAAAAACTTAAAACAGGTACAAACTATACTGAAATGGAACATTCATGGGATGAAGCTTATGGCTATATTTACGGAGCTGGTCGTGATGCGGATGGTAAGAATGCTAAGTTTTGGGATAGTTATATAGATCAGGTAAATGCAGATAAAGATTTTAATACTATAAAAGCAGATATAAATTTAGCTTTCAGAACAGGTAGAGCAGCCATCGTAAATAATGATTATGCTACTCGTGATGCTCAAATAGCTATAATTAAAGAAAAATTAGCAAAAGTAGCAGCTGTACGTGCGGTGTATTATCTAATGGAAGGTAAGAAAAATTTAGCAGGAGGGGCAGCAAAAACTTTTCACGGATTATCAGAAGCTTATGGTTTTATTAAATGTTTAAGATATAGTAATAAACAAGCAAGTAATAGCCCTTATTTTTCTAAAGTAGAAGTAGAAGCAATGCTTAAAACTTTATTAGCTGGTAAAAATGGTTTTTGGGATACTGATTATTCAAAAAATAATTTAGAAATATTAGCAAAAAACATTGCGGATAGATTTGGTTTTACAGTAGCACAAGCACAAACAGTTGATTAG
- a CDS encoding imelysin family protein: MKKIFFALFLSLLISCSDDKKIDEPQITIGDNYDRKAMLTNWAENIIIPAYKNYQIEVNKLYEDANVFKQNPTIDNLNKIRTSWLNSYKSYQHVAMFKIGKAEDLYFISHTNTYPINSIEINKNINLQGYNLTSLTQFDRQGYPALDYMLYGLADTDHSILIFYTGPDAQKYTTYLTDLVTDLKNTADTLLNDWNTYKNTYISNTNNTTSGSVNLTVNAYIEYFEKHIRLGKVGYPAGKFSNGIQPNKVEAYFKKDISKILLNEAVQASADFFNGKYFSSDQTGPSLKSYLDHLNVQRNNKLLSTIINDQFSSIQVKNNALDNNFVNQINTNNNKMLESYDAMQLNVSYFKIDMLTALNIAVGYVDSDGD, encoded by the coding sequence ATGAAAAAGATATTTTTTGCGCTTTTTTTATCCTTACTGATAAGTTGTTCAGATGATAAAAAAATTGATGAGCCTCAAATTACTATAGGTGATAATTATGATAGAAAAGCCATGCTTACGAATTGGGCCGAAAACATTATTATTCCTGCTTATAAAAATTATCAAATAGAGGTTAATAAACTTTATGAAGACGCAAATGTTTTTAAACAAAACCCTACAATTGATAATTTAAATAAAATCAGAACTTCTTGGCTTAATTCTTATAAGTCTTACCAGCATGTTGCTATGTTTAAGATAGGAAAAGCAGAGGATCTATATTTTATTAGCCATACTAATACATATCCTATTAATAGTATTGAAATTAATAAAAATATAAATCTACAAGGATATAATCTTACTTCATTAACACAATTTGATAGACAAGGATATCCCGCTCTTGATTATATGCTTTACGGTTTAGCTGATACAGATCATTCTATTTTAATCTTTTATACAGGTCCAGATGCTCAAAAATATACAACCTACTTGACAGATCTAGTGACTGATTTAAAAAATACAGCAGATACACTATTAAATGATTGGAATACATATAAAAATACATATATATCCAATACAAACAACACTACTTCAGGTTCTGTAAATTTAACTGTAAATGCCTATATAGAATATTTTGAAAAACATATTCGATTAGGAAAAGTAGGTTATCCAGCGGGTAAATTTTCCAATGGCATTCAACCAAATAAAGTAGAAGCATACTTTAAGAAAGATATCTCTAAAATCTTATTAAATGAAGCTGTGCAAGCAAGTGCTGATTTCTTTAATGGGAAATATTTTTCTAGTGATCAAACAGGTCCCTCATTAAAAAGTTATTTAGATCATCTGAATGTGCAAAGAAATAATAAATTATTAAGTACTATTATTAATGATCAGTTTTCTTCAATACAAGTAAAAAACAATGCTCTAGATAATAATTTTGTGAATCAAATAAATACAAATAATAACAAGATGTTAGAATCTTATGATGCTATGCAACTTAATGTATCTTATTTTAAGATAGATATGTTGACAGCCCTTAATATTGCAGTAGGTTATGTTGATTCAGATGGGGATTAA
- a CDS encoding DUF4856 domain-containing protein — protein sequence MNFNKLLLASLPVFSLVVTSCSQNEQVITDTTSYVTPATYTFNRNGVTTIDLSGQKSRILMLQEIADYVKNQGANGLAVDNAKLLNMYENTNSPFVNAELNTTVTKQLKDKTAASLDYFSTNSPEQAAERMFFEDQLRAIGNAGTGVAANGVAGIFEKRYYSANGLEPVQVVLKGLMGGLFY from the coding sequence ATGAACTTCAATAAATTACTATTAGCCTCTTTACCCGTATTTTCTTTAGTAGTTACGTCATGTTCTCAGAACGAGCAAGTTATAACAGATACTACATCATATGTTACGCCAGCTACTTATACTTTTAATCGTAATGGTGTTACTACAATTGATCTTAGTGGTCAAAAGTCTAGAATTTTAATGCTTCAGGAAATTGCAGATTATGTAAAAAATCAAGGAGCTAATGGACTTGCGGTAGATAATGCCAAGTTGTTAAATATGTATGAAAATACAAATTCACCATTTGTAAATGCAGAACTTAATACAACTGTTACAAAACAATTAAAAGATAAAACAGCTGCTTCATTAGATTATTTTTCAACAAACAGTCCAGAGCAAGCTGCTGAAAGAATGTTTTTTGAAGACCAATTAAGAGCAATAGGAAATGCTGGTACTGGAGTAGCAGCTAATGGAGTGGCAGGTATTTTTGAAAAAAGATATTATTCTGCTAACGGATTAGAGCCTGTTCAAGTTGTTCTTAAAGGTTTGATGGGGGGCTTGTTTTATTGA
- a CDS encoding carboxypeptidase-like regulatory domain-containing protein: protein MKNLLKILMIFYSIFSFSQIKIEGKVVDKKQHPIKGANVFIEGTYDGSTTLSDGTFYFETNEKGLHNLIINQLGFDQLKELITIEKNQTKIYMLKTAVNALDAVMITAGTIKAGDNSKASALKPLDILTTAGALGDVVGAFQTMPGAQINGESGRLLVRGGESEETQTYIDGIRVAQPYGVTPNNLPTRSRFSPLLFNGMTFSTGGYSAEFGDALSSILLMNTINEPEIEKNRLRHDVSWSINRSN from the coding sequence ATGAAAAATTTACTAAAGATTTTAATGATTTTTTATTCAATATTTTCCTTTTCTCAAATTAAAATAGAAGGAAAAGTAGTAGATAAAAAACAACATCCTATTAAAGGAGCTAATGTTTTTATAGAAGGAACTTATGATGGGAGTACTACTTTGTCAGACGGAACTTTTTATTTTGAAACAAATGAAAAAGGATTACATAATTTAATTATAAATCAGTTAGGTTTTGATCAACTAAAAGAATTAATAACAATAGAGAAGAATCAAACGAAAATCTACATGTTAAAAACAGCTGTAAATGCCTTAGATGCTGTTATGATTACAGCTGGAACAATAAAAGCAGGCGATAATAGTAAAGCATCAGCATTAAAACCATTAGATATATTAACTACAGCAGGTGCATTAGGTGATGTTGTGGGGGCTTTTCAAACAATGCCAGGCGCACAAATAAATGGAGAAAGTGGGCGCTTGTTAGTCAGAGGAGGAGAAAGTGAGGAAACACAAACATATATAGATGGAATTAGAGTGGCACAACCTTATGGTGTTACACCTAATAATTTACCTACTAGAAGTCGATTTTCACCTTTATTATTTAATGGAATGACATTTTCTACAGGAGGCTACTCTGCTGAATTTGGTGATGCTTTATCAAGTATTTTATTAATGAATACAATTAATGAACCAGAAATAGAAAAAAACAGACTTAGGCATGATGTCAGTTGGAGCATCAATAGGTCAAACTAA
- a CDS encoding HTTM domain-containing protein, with protein sequence MGINIKSYFKKTSFSETLAFYRIAFGFMMLFSIIRFWSYGWIEKLYITPKYHFTYFGFEWIKPLGIYTYLIFFICGLSAFFVALGYRYKIAAISFFLSFTYIELMDKTTYLNHYYFISIISFILIFLPVNCNYSLDVYLDKFKLRSHVSQWNIDILKLMLGIVYFYAGLIKLNSDWLLEAQPLKTWLPMNSGLPIIGTLLLKSWVHYGMSWAGAIYDLSIPFLLLNKRTRIIGFILVVVFHIFTKILFPIGVFPYVMIISTLIYFSQNFHKKILQKTIEILHIPRSRFETTSYSKATTSKFSVIFLSLFMLFQLIFPFRYLLYPQELFWTEEGFRFSWRVMLMEKAGYTQFKIVDQTGKVALVDNHNFLTPFQEKQMSFQPDFILEYAHILKKYYQDNGFVNPKIYVESFVALNGRLSQPYIDPTVDLGSENESFKHKTWILPFKDEIKGF encoded by the coding sequence ATGGGGATTAATATTAAATCATATTTTAAAAAAACATCATTTTCCGAAACGCTAGCTTTTTACAGGATAGCGTTTGGTTTTATGATGCTTTTTAGTATTATTCGTTTTTGGAGTTATGGATGGATAGAAAAATTATACATAACCCCAAAATATCATTTTACCTATTTTGGTTTTGAATGGATTAAACCCTTAGGAATTTATACTTATCTGATTTTTTTTATTTGTGGACTATCAGCCTTTTTTGTCGCTTTAGGATATCGTTATAAAATAGCAGCTATATCCTTCTTTCTTAGTTTTACTTATATAGAATTAATGGATAAAACAACATATTTAAACCATTATTACTTCATATCTATAATTAGTTTTATTCTGATTTTCCTTCCTGTAAATTGTAATTATTCTCTTGACGTATACTTAGATAAATTTAAATTACGGTCACACGTCTCACAATGGAATATTGATATTCTAAAATTAATGTTAGGAATAGTCTATTTTTATGCAGGATTAATAAAATTAAATTCAGACTGGTTATTAGAAGCACAACCTTTAAAAACATGGCTTCCTATGAATTCAGGTTTGCCAATTATAGGAACTTTATTACTTAAAAGTTGGGTGCATTATGGTATGAGTTGGGCAGGTGCTATTTACGATCTATCTATACCCTTTTTGTTACTCAATAAAAGAACTAGAATAATAGGATTTATATTAGTAGTAGTATTTCATATTTTTACAAAAATATTATTTCCCATAGGAGTTTTTCCTTATGTAATGATCATAAGTACTTTAATTTATTTTTCTCAAAATTTCCATAAAAAAATACTTCAAAAAACAATTGAAATATTACATATTCCTCGTTCTCGATTTGAAACAACATCTTATTCTAAAGCTACTACATCAAAATTTTCAGTGATTTTTTTGAGTCTTTTTATGTTGTTTCAATTAATTTTTCCTTTTAGATATTTGTTATATCCTCAAGAATTATTTTGGACAGAAGAAGGTTTTCGTTTTTCTTGGCGTGTAATGCTAATGGAAAAGGCAGGATATACACAATTTAAAATTGTAGATCAAACGGGAAAAGTAGCATTAGTAGATAATCACAATTTTTTAACACCCTTTCAAGAAAAACAAATGTCATTTCAACCGGATTTTATATTAGAATATGCACATATTCTAAAAAAATACTACCAAGATAATGGATTTGTAAACCCTAAAATATACGTAGAAAGTTTTGTAGCTCTTAATGGAAGATTGAGTCAACCTTATATAGATCCTACAGTAGATTTAGGATCAGAAAATGAATCGTTCAAACATAAAACATGGATTTTACCATTTAAAGATGAAATTAAAGGATTTTAA
- a CDS encoding TonB-dependent receptor plug domain-containing protein: MMSVGASIGQTKKWSKTSVSFNTSYINLGPYQWLVPQKIQWNKAYQTFGGESVFRQKMNNGIFKLYLALDYSSFDLNQIQTGTLISKRINNQNNNLYINSFYKIKFANGWAFNAGGSLGRNKVEIELNQDNLNTKELATHLKLKIDKKFSNLFSLSFGGDHLYTHLDEQYIVKNTTSYILGYKSQIGALFAESDLYLSNDFALKLGARFMYNDLLNKKVLEPRVSLAYKVSNNSQFSLAYGDFHQTPKQEYLKYNTSLNFEKAQHYIINYLYTANKRTLRAEFYFKKYQDLIKYNTIQPLYNSIFTNDGYGYAKGFDLFWRDNSTFKKVEYWLTYSYIDSKRDFKNYSYAVTPSFIANHTLSLVGKYWIENWKSQVSITNSFATGRSYNNPNEIQFMNGRTKSYNNLSLSWAYLLTTQKILYFSVSNVLGRDNIFGYQYASHPDLNGIYQRDTIRQPADRFFFIGFFWTLSKDKKRTNWIICDLLNYII; the protein is encoded by the coding sequence ATGATGTCAGTTGGAGCATCAATAGGTCAAACTAAAAAATGGAGTAAAACTTCAGTTAGTTTTAATACCTCTTATATTAATTTAGGCCCCTATCAGTGGTTAGTCCCTCAGAAAATTCAATGGAATAAAGCCTACCAGACTTTTGGAGGTGAAAGTGTTTTTAGACAAAAAATGAATAATGGAATTTTTAAACTATACCTAGCTCTAGACTATTCCTCATTTGATTTAAATCAAATTCAAACAGGAACATTAATTTCTAAGAGAATTAACAATCAAAATAATAATTTATATATTAATTCCTTTTATAAAATAAAATTTGCTAATGGATGGGCATTTAATGCAGGAGGTAGCTTAGGTAGAAATAAAGTAGAAATAGAATTAAATCAAGATAATTTAAATACGAAAGAATTAGCAACTCATTTAAAATTAAAAATAGATAAAAAGTTTTCGAATCTATTTAGTTTATCTTTTGGTGGCGATCATCTTTATACTCATCTTGATGAACAGTATATCGTTAAAAATACAACCTCATATATATTAGGTTATAAAAGTCAAATAGGAGCATTATTTGCAGAATCAGATTTATACTTATCAAATGATTTTGCACTAAAGTTAGGAGCTCGTTTTATGTATAATGACTTATTGAACAAAAAAGTATTAGAACCAAGAGTCTCATTAGCATATAAAGTTTCTAATAATAGTCAGTTTTCATTAGCATATGGTGATTTTCATCAAACTCCTAAACAAGAATATTTAAAATATAATACCTCATTAAATTTTGAAAAAGCACAACATTATATTATAAATTATTTGTATACAGCTAATAAAAGAACATTACGAGCTGAATTTTATTTCAAAAAATACCAGGATCTTATAAAGTATAATACAATACAACCTTTGTATAATTCAATTTTTACAAATGATGGCTATGGATATGCTAAAGGATTTGACCTCTTTTGGAGAGATAATAGTACATTTAAGAAAGTAGAATATTGGTTGACTTATAGTTATATTGATAGTAAACGTGATTTTAAAAATTATTCATATGCTGTTACTCCAAGTTTTATAGCTAATCATACCTTATCATTAGTAGGAAAATATTGGATAGAAAATTGGAAATCACAAGTAAGTATAACAAACAGTTTTGCAACAGGAAGATCTTATAATAATCCAAATGAAATTCAATTTATGAATGGAAGGACTAAATCTTATAACAATTTAAGTCTTAGTTGGGCTTATTTATTAACCACTCAAAAAATACTTTATTTTTCAGTTTCCAATGTTTTAGGACGTGACAATATTTTTGGTTATCAATACGCTTCACATCCTGATTTAAATGGCATTTATCAAAGAGATACTATTCGTCAACCAGCTGATCGTTTTTTCTTTATTGGTTTCTTTTGGACTTTAAGTAAGGATAAAAAAAGAACCAATTGGATAATTTGTGATTTACTTAATTATATAATATAA
- a CDS encoding hydroxymethylglutaryl-CoA lyase, translating into MNAEKIKLIECPRDAMQGIKDFIPTHKKIQYIQSLLRVGFDTIDFGSFVSAKAIPQMQDTAEVLAKLDLSTTQSKLLAIVANTQGAQNAAQYKEINYLGFPFSISENFQMRNTHKTIAEALVTLQEIMNIAEQSNKELVTYISMGFGNPYGDPWNVEIVGEWTEKLASMGVKILSLSDTIGSSTPDVIEYLFSNLIPKYPNIEFGAHLHTTPDKWFEKVDSAYKAGCRRFDGAIKGYGGCPMATNKLTGNMPTEKMLSYFTTQRTNHNLSAMSFESAYNEALKIFNFYH; encoded by the coding sequence ATGAATGCCGAAAAAATTAAGTTAATCGAATGTCCTCGTGATGCAATGCAAGGCATAAAAGACTTTATACCAACTCATAAAAAGATACAATATATACAATCATTATTACGCGTTGGTTTTGATACGATTGATTTTGGAAGTTTTGTATCTGCTAAAGCAATTCCACAAATGCAAGACACAGCTGAAGTTTTGGCTAAACTAGATTTGTCTACTACGCAGAGTAAATTATTAGCTATAGTAGCTAATACACAAGGAGCTCAAAATGCGGCACAATATAAAGAAATTAATTATTTAGGATTTCCTTTCTCTATTTCTGAAAATTTTCAAATGCGTAATACCCATAAAACTATAGCTGAAGCATTAGTTACATTACAAGAAATAATGAATATAGCAGAACAATCAAACAAAGAACTTGTTACTTATATATCTATGGGATTTGGAAACCCTTATGGAGATCCTTGGAATGTAGAAATAGTTGGAGAATGGACTGAAAAATTAGCTTCTATGGGGGTAAAAATCTTATCTTTATCTGATACAATAGGTTCTTCTACTCCTGATGTTATTGAATATTTATTTTCAAATCTTATTCCTAAATACCCAAATATTGAATTTGGAGCCCATTTACATACCACCCCTGATAAATGGTTTGAAAAGGTAGATAGTGCTTATAAAGCAGGTTGTAGACGATTTGATGGAGCTATAAAAGGATATGGAGGATGTCCAATGGCTACCAATAAATTGACAGGAAATATGCCTACTGAAAAAATGTTATCTTATTTTACAACTCAAAGAACAAATCATAATTTAAGTGCTATGAGTTTTGAAAGTGCTTATAATGAAGCATTAAAAATTTTTAATTTTTACCATTAA
- a CDS encoding potassium channel family protein, which translates to MVYLLLETFFYIPTLIFASDLFSRPRSYKRSMLLLFLNYAEVVIGFGVLYAMGHQMNKPFKHWFEPIYFSLITSNSIGYGDFHPVTLLGKVLVSIQSMFFLSFVVLFLNFFSTKIKVKGYFDHEGEL; encoded by the coding sequence ATGGTTTATCTTCTGTTAGAAACATTTTTTTATATCCCAACTTTAATATTTGCTTCTGATTTATTCTCAAGACCTCGTTCGTATAAACGATCTATGCTATTATTATTTTTAAATTATGCCGAAGTTGTTATTGGTTTTGGAGTATTATATGCTATGGGACATCAGATGAATAAACCTTTTAAACATTGGTTTGAACCTATCTATTTTAGTCTTATTACTTCTAATTCTATAGGATATGGTGATTTTCATCCTGTAACTTTGTTAGGAAAAGTATTAGTAAGTATACAATCTATGTTTTTCTTATCTTTTGTGGTCTTGTTTTTAAATTTCTTTTCTACTAAAATAAAAGTTAAAGGCTATTTTGATCACGAGGGAGAATTATAA